The following coding sequences lie in one Arachis ipaensis cultivar K30076 chromosome B03, Araip1.1, whole genome shotgun sequence genomic window:
- the LOC107634219 gene encoding E3 ubiquitin-protein ligase PUB23-like isoform X2, whose product MAETEIPEYFLCPISLEMMKEPVTAVTGITYERESIEQWLRKAKECVCPVTKQPLPRSSQYLTPNHTLRRLIQAWSEATNAARGHGADHQQIPNPQLEKVQVEKLVKDLKVPHRNQRALKKLHGFAMESERTRTCMAEAGVANAMVMFINQRFQQGKTMCLEEALRILHLTWNIPSRTNMKALVGENLDFINSLTWILDLNVHKNNVKIVNEAMPLLKLTIQNTNSTILGNLNFQFFKGMVRVLGKRTISQQALKSTLQILIETCPLGRNRKSIVESGAVSDLIELELEKPEKNISELIFNLLAHLCSCAEGREMFLKHAAAIAMVSKRILRVSSATDDRAIHILSVIGKYSGSKEVVLEMLRVGAVSKLCMVIQADCASYLKEKARGILRLHSKVWSDSPCIQLYLLTRYQR is encoded by the exons ATGGCAGAAACTGAGATTCCTGAATATTTTCTTTGCCCAATTTCCCTTGAGATGATGAAGGAGCCTGTGACTGCGGTAACAGGCATCACATACGAAAGAGAAAGCATTGAGCAATGGCTGCGGAAGGCGAAAGAGTGCGTTTGCCCCGTGACGAAGCAGCCATTGCCGCGAAGCTCGCAATATTTGACCCCAAATCACACTTTAAGGAGACTGATTCAGGCATGGAGTGAAGCAACTAATGCAGCTAGAGGCCACGGTGCTGATCATCAACAGATTCCAAATCCGCAGTTGGAGAAGGTGCAAGTTGAGAAGCTAGTGAAGGATCTTAAGGTTCCTCATAGGAATCAAAGAGCGCTGAAGAAGTTGCATGGTTTTGCCATGGAAAGTGAGAGGACTAGAACTTGCATGGCTGAAGCTGGTGTTGCTAATGCCATGGTTATGTTCATTAACCAGCGTTTCCAACAAG GTAAGACAATGTGCCTAGAAGAAGCTCTAAGAATTCTTCATCTTACCTGGAATATACCATCAAGGACCAACATGAAGGCTCTTGTTGGAGAAAACTTGGACTTCATCAACTCTTTGACTTGGATTTTGGACCTTAACGTGCACAAAAACAACGTTAAGATAGTAAACGAAGCAATGCCTTTATTGAAGTTGACAATTCAAAACACAAATTCAACCATCTTAGGGAACTTGAACTTCCAATTCTTCAAGGGAATGGTGAGAGTATTGGGAAAAAGAACAATATCTCAACAAGCCCTAAAATCCACCTTGCAAATCCTCATAGAAACATGCCCTTTGGGTAGGAATCGAAAGAGCATTGTCGAGTCGGGTGCAGTTTCAGACCTAATCGAACTTGAACTCGAAAAACCGGAGAAAAACATTTCCGAACTTATATTCAACCTTCTAGCACATCTATGTTCATGTGCTGAAGGTAGAGAAATGTTTCTTAAACATGCCGCGGCAATAGCAATGGTTTCTAAAAGGATTCTTAGGGTTTCTTCCGCGACGGACGACCGGGCAATCCATATTTTATCGGTGATCGGAAAATATTCGGGATCAAAGGAGGTTGTTCTTGAGATGCTTAGGGTTGGTGCAGTGTCCAAGCTTTGCATGGTGATTCAAGCAGATTGTGCATCTTATTTGAAAGAGAAAGCAAGAGGTATACTTAGGTTGCATTCCAAAGTTTGGAGTGATTCACCTTGCATACAACTCTACTTATTAACTAGGTACCAAAGATAG
- the LOC107634219 gene encoding E3 ubiquitin-protein ligase PUB23-like isoform X1, protein MAETEIPEYFLCPISLEMMKEPVTAVTGITYERESIEQWLRKAKECVCPVTKQPLPRSSQYLTPNHTLRRLIQAWSEATNAARGHGADHQQIPNPQLEKVQVEKLVKDLKVPHRNQRALKKLHGFAMESERTRTCMAEAGVANAMVMFINQRFQQGKSKTMCLEEALRILHLTWNIPSRTNMKALVGENLDFINSLTWILDLNVHKNNVKIVNEAMPLLKLTIQNTNSTILGNLNFQFFKGMVRVLGKRTISQQALKSTLQILIETCPLGRNRKSIVESGAVSDLIELELEKPEKNISELIFNLLAHLCSCAEGREMFLKHAAAIAMVSKRILRVSSATDDRAIHILSVIGKYSGSKEVVLEMLRVGAVSKLCMVIQADCASYLKEKARGILRLHSKVWSDSPCIQLYLLTRYQR, encoded by the exons ATGGCAGAAACTGAGATTCCTGAATATTTTCTTTGCCCAATTTCCCTTGAGATGATGAAGGAGCCTGTGACTGCGGTAACAGGCATCACATACGAAAGAGAAAGCATTGAGCAATGGCTGCGGAAGGCGAAAGAGTGCGTTTGCCCCGTGACGAAGCAGCCATTGCCGCGAAGCTCGCAATATTTGACCCCAAATCACACTTTAAGGAGACTGATTCAGGCATGGAGTGAAGCAACTAATGCAGCTAGAGGCCACGGTGCTGATCATCAACAGATTCCAAATCCGCAGTTGGAGAAGGTGCAAGTTGAGAAGCTAGTGAAGGATCTTAAGGTTCCTCATAGGAATCAAAGAGCGCTGAAGAAGTTGCATGGTTTTGCCATGGAAAGTGAGAGGACTAGAACTTGCATGGCTGAAGCTGGTGTTGCTAATGCCATGGTTATGTTCATTAACCAGCGTTTCCAACAAG GTAAGAGTAAGACAATGTGCCTAGAAGAAGCTCTAAGAATTCTTCATCTTACCTGGAATATACCATCAAGGACCAACATGAAGGCTCTTGTTGGAGAAAACTTGGACTTCATCAACTCTTTGACTTGGATTTTGGACCTTAACGTGCACAAAAACAACGTTAAGATAGTAAACGAAGCAATGCCTTTATTGAAGTTGACAATTCAAAACACAAATTCAACCATCTTAGGGAACTTGAACTTCCAATTCTTCAAGGGAATGGTGAGAGTATTGGGAAAAAGAACAATATCTCAACAAGCCCTAAAATCCACCTTGCAAATCCTCATAGAAACATGCCCTTTGGGTAGGAATCGAAAGAGCATTGTCGAGTCGGGTGCAGTTTCAGACCTAATCGAACTTGAACTCGAAAAACCGGAGAAAAACATTTCCGAACTTATATTCAACCTTCTAGCACATCTATGTTCATGTGCTGAAGGTAGAGAAATGTTTCTTAAACATGCCGCGGCAATAGCAATGGTTTCTAAAAGGATTCTTAGGGTTTCTTCCGCGACGGACGACCGGGCAATCCATATTTTATCGGTGATCGGAAAATATTCGGGATCAAAGGAGGTTGTTCTTGAGATGCTTAGGGTTGGTGCAGTGTCCAAGCTTTGCATGGTGATTCAAGCAGATTGTGCATCTTATTTGAAAGAGAAAGCAAGAGGTATACTTAGGTTGCATTCCAAAGTTTGGAGTGATTCACCTTGCATACAACTCTACTTATTAACTAGGTACCAAAGATAG